The Urbifossiella limnaea genome has a window encoding:
- a CDS encoding glycosyltransferase family A protein, whose amino-acid sequence MTVPKLSVILPNYNHAPYLPRCIEAILDQSYTDLELIIIDDASTDDSRDVIAEYARHDPRVRFHVNEKNSGVIATLNRALGMARGEYVFGAASDDYVLPGYFEKAMALFAAHPEAGITVGLVECVDDDGRLRFLSPGPWADEACYLPPKELAPRMTLCGVPGPVIWRKDEFLAAGGYHADLQWHGDWFPLQVVAFRRGVCFLPERVSVVREVPESYSQSQKRKKTQQVVLRTLMARIAAPEYRDVLWGYTASGIFRQFGPELIRAAALTPDLPAELLPPLRDAAFAHAANLMREPDAAVRAGLATLLGRYGREAFGLYDVVSARGEPDPGAAEVRRAAQAAILRDLPALSRVKFHVRSAAAKVLRAADRCARPLLHRRVERLERLLAEMLEFQRNEQYQALSALYQQLDRVQDAIRETHARPAEDARPRRAA is encoded by the coding sequence ATGACGGTGCCGAAACTGTCGGTCATTCTGCCCAACTACAACCACGCCCCGTACCTGCCGCGGTGCATCGAGGCCATCCTCGACCAGTCGTACACCGACCTCGAATTGATCATCATCGACGACGCGTCCACCGACGACAGCCGCGACGTGATCGCCGAGTACGCCCGCCACGACCCGCGCGTCCGCTTCCACGTGAACGAGAAGAACAGCGGCGTCATCGCCACCCTCAACCGCGCCCTGGGTATGGCCCGCGGCGAGTACGTGTTCGGCGCCGCGTCCGACGACTACGTCCTGCCCGGGTACTTCGAGAAGGCGATGGCGCTGTTCGCCGCGCACCCCGAGGCCGGCATCACCGTCGGCCTCGTCGAGTGCGTGGACGACGACGGGCGGCTGCGCTTCCTGTCGCCGGGGCCGTGGGCCGACGAGGCGTGCTACCTGCCGCCGAAGGAGCTGGCCCCGCGGATGACCCTGTGCGGCGTGCCCGGCCCGGTGATCTGGCGGAAGGACGAGTTCCTCGCCGCCGGGGGGTACCACGCCGACCTGCAGTGGCACGGCGACTGGTTCCCGCTGCAGGTGGTGGCGTTCCGCCGCGGCGTGTGCTTCCTGCCGGAGCGGGTGTCGGTGGTCCGCGAGGTGCCCGAGTCGTACTCGCAGAGCCAGAAGCGGAAGAAGACGCAGCAGGTGGTGCTGCGAACGCTGATGGCCCGGATCGCGGCGCCGGAGTACCGCGACGTGCTGTGGGGCTACACGGCCAGCGGCATCTTCCGCCAGTTCGGCCCCGAGCTGATCCGCGCCGCGGCGCTGACGCCGGACCTCCCGGCCGAGCTCCTGCCGCCGCTGCGCGACGCGGCGTTCGCGCACGCGGCGAACCTGATGCGCGAGCCGGACGCGGCGGTGCGGGCGGGGCTGGCGACGCTCCTGGGGCGGTACGGGCGGGAGGCGTTCGGCCTGTACGACGTGGTGAGCGCGCGCGGCGAGCCGGACCCGGGGGCGGCGGAGGTCCGGCGGGCGGCGCAGGCGGCGATCCTCCGGGACCTGCCGGCGCTGTCGCGGGTGAAGTTCCACGTGCGGTCGGCGGCGGCGAAGGTGCTGCGGGCGGCCGACCGGTGCGCCCGGCCGCTCTTGCACCGGCGGGTGGAGCGGCTGGAGCGGCTGCTGGCCGAGATGCTGGAGTTCCAGCGGAACGAGCAGTATCAGGCGCTGAGCGCCTTGTACCAGCAGCTGGACCGCGTGCAGGACGCGATCCGGGAGACGCACGCCCGCCCGGCCGAAGACGCCCGCCCGCGCCGCGCGGCGTGA
- a CDS encoding protein kinase domain-containing protein has translation MSSSLAAPPRGNALLPADTLDGTGEVAVTPAFTLLTRLLDTLVVLPEEWDELAPRDRDLITQAPGTDALLDRLVTRHLLTGYQAEAVRDGRADDLILGHYRVLDVLGQGGMGTVFRAEHLQLRRQVALKVMARAIEGNPRLLHRFYAEARAVARLQHPNIIGCTDAGLAVRSDPAGGARDYFVMEFYPGQDLYHLVRETGPLTPHRACDLFRQIADALAEAHKHGLVHRDIKPSNVLVTPDWQAKVLDFGLARLPDRDVTEAGTLLGTVGYMAPEQARDPHAVDARADLWSLGATMYWALSGREPYPESGNPVRDLHRRFSTSPDPVRAVRPEVPAEVSDLVARLMDNDPDQRFPSARTVAAALTGFTHWLPAGAPATMPPAKADRVRVLLVDDEPPLRRWMTAVLKGQYEVREACDAETALADVVRNPPDVIVADVNLPGLSGPELIARIRATCPDPDAIKILLVSGALPTEALGGLAVDGADDFLAKPFSSPDFLSRIRSLVLRRGGRTGPGTAAAASKATAVMSRGSLERTPRPVAPPARPTAAAEALSYTASRLLTETNLAADGHWSRVGRYVRALAGAAAGGGEYARLKDPTYVDLLAAVAPVYDVGLLAVPRNVLMKPDKLDEDERSVVQSHTTAGSEVLMAVAGKFAADVPSLPLAAEVARGHHERWDGTGYPDGLAGAKIPLAARLVAVAAVYEALRSRRPHRPPLNHARAVNLITTESAGHFDPTLLAAFATAAPRFEQIHQGG, from the coding sequence ATGAGCTCCTCGCTCGCCGCCCCCCCCCGCGGAAACGCCCTCCTGCCCGCGGACACGCTCGACGGCACCGGCGAAGTCGCCGTCACCCCGGCGTTCACGCTGCTGACACGCCTCCTCGACACCCTCGTCGTCCTCCCCGAGGAGTGGGACGAACTTGCGCCGCGCGACCGCGACCTGATCACGCAAGCCCCCGGCACCGACGCCCTCCTCGACCGGCTCGTCACCCGCCACCTGCTGACCGGGTACCAGGCCGAGGCCGTCCGCGACGGCCGCGCCGACGACCTGATCCTCGGCCACTACCGCGTCCTCGACGTGCTGGGCCAGGGCGGCATGGGCACCGTCTTCCGGGCCGAGCACCTCCAGCTCCGCCGGCAGGTCGCGCTGAAGGTCATGGCCCGCGCCATCGAGGGGAACCCGCGGCTGCTGCACCGGTTCTACGCCGAGGCCCGCGCCGTCGCCCGGCTCCAGCACCCGAACATCATCGGCTGCACCGACGCCGGCCTGGCCGTGCGCTCCGACCCCGCGGGCGGCGCCCGCGACTACTTCGTCATGGAGTTCTACCCCGGCCAGGACCTGTACCACCTCGTCCGCGAGACGGGGCCGCTGACGCCGCACCGGGCCTGCGACCTGTTCCGCCAGATCGCCGACGCCCTCGCCGAGGCCCACAAGCACGGCCTCGTCCACCGCGACATCAAGCCGTCGAACGTGCTCGTGACCCCCGACTGGCAGGCGAAGGTGCTCGACTTCGGGCTCGCCCGGCTGCCCGACCGCGACGTCACCGAGGCCGGCACGCTGCTGGGCACGGTCGGCTACATGGCCCCCGAGCAGGCCCGCGACCCGCACGCCGTGGACGCCCGCGCCGACCTGTGGAGCCTCGGCGCCACGATGTACTGGGCGCTGTCCGGCCGCGAGCCGTACCCCGAGAGCGGCAACCCGGTCCGCGACCTGCACCGCCGGTTCAGCACGTCGCCCGACCCGGTCCGCGCCGTCCGCCCCGAGGTGCCGGCGGAGGTGAGCGACCTCGTCGCCCGGCTCATGGACAACGACCCGGACCAGCGGTTCCCGTCGGCCCGCACCGTCGCCGCGGCCCTCACCGGGTTCACCCACTGGCTGCCGGCCGGGGCGCCCGCGACGATGCCGCCGGCGAAGGCCGACCGCGTGCGTGTGTTGCTCGTGGACGACGAGCCGCCGCTGCGGCGGTGGATGACCGCCGTCCTGAAAGGCCAGTACGAGGTGCGCGAGGCGTGCGACGCGGAGACGGCTCTGGCCGACGTCGTTCGCAACCCGCCGGACGTGATCGTGGCCGACGTGAACCTCCCGGGCCTCAGCGGCCCCGAACTGATCGCCCGCATCCGCGCCACCTGCCCGGACCCGGACGCGATCAAGATTCTCCTCGTGTCCGGGGCGCTGCCGACGGAGGCGCTCGGCGGGCTGGCCGTGGACGGGGCCGACGACTTCCTGGCGAAGCCGTTCAGCTCGCCCGACTTCCTCTCCCGCATCCGCTCACTGGTGCTGCGGCGCGGCGGCCGCACCGGGCCGGGCACCGCCGCCGCCGCGTCGAAGGCGACGGCGGTGATGAGCCGCGGTTCGCTCGAACGCACGCCACGCCCGGTCGCGCCGCCGGCGCGGCCGACGGCCGCGGCCGAGGCGCTGTCGTACACCGCGTCGCGGCTCCTGACCGAGACGAACCTGGCGGCCGACGGGCACTGGAGCCGGGTGGGCCGGTACGTGCGGGCGCTGGCCGGGGCCGCCGCCGGCGGCGGCGAGTACGCCCGGCTGAAGGACCCGACCTACGTGGACCTGCTGGCCGCGGTCGCGCCGGTGTACGACGTCGGGCTGCTGGCCGTGCCGCGCAACGTGCTGATGAAGCCGGACAAGCTCGACGAGGACGAGCGGAGCGTGGTGCAGTCGCACACCACGGCAGGCAGCGAGGTGCTGATGGCGGTGGCGGGGAAGTTCGCGGCCGACGTGCCGAGCCTGCCACTGGCCGCCGAGGTGGCCCGCGGCCACCACGAGCGGTGGGACGGCACCGGCTACCCGGACGGCCTCGCCGGGGCGAAGATTCCCCTGGCGGCGCGGCTGGTGGCGGTGGCGGCGGTGTACGAGGCGCTGCGGAGCCGCCGCCCGCACCGCCCGCCGCTGAACCACGCCCGCGCGGTGAATCTCATCACCACGGAGTCGGCGGGCCACTTCGACCCGACGCTGCTCGCGGCGTTCGCCACCGCGGCCCCGCGGTTCGAGCAGATTCATCAGGGGGGGTGA